In one Vulgatibacter incomptus genomic region, the following are encoded:
- a CDS encoding DEAD/DEAH box helicase — protein sequence MFRGDEAVAFARRMGAFDAEVSGPGAAAFALAPPLEALFTVGDGNFDISFRAGGDEGSSANPAAVLRAWRQGESLVPLLGGGVAPLPAGWLERFGRRVADLLAARGERDELPASALPDLGRLCEELDLPPPPALAKLRPLLEEFDGLPEPVLPGDLRASLRIYQHQGVAWLSFLRQAGLGALLADDMGLGKTLQASCVLEPGSLVVAPTSVLHNWKAELARFRPGLRVGVYHGPQRRLDPKDDVVLTTYAILRLDTDALVAKRWRTVVLDEAQAIKNPDSQLAVAACKLQADFRICLSGTPVENRLEELWSQLHFLNPGFLGGRKDFQDRYAKAIADGQPGAAAHLRGRIKPFVLRRLKREVAPELPPRTEVVLHCTLSEEERKVYDAVRAAAMSDVVERLSAGGNVLAALEALLRLRQAACHSALVPGQQAEGSSKLELLAEQLEQAVADGHKALVFSQWTSLLDKVEPRLRQAGIRFNRLDGATADRSAVVSEFQAEDGPPVMLLSLKAGGTGLNLTAADHVFLLDPWWNPAAEDQAADRAHRIGQERPVFVHRLVAEDTVEERILALQERKRALAEAALGGGTTAGGITRDELLELLA from the coding sequence GTGTTTCGCGGAGATGAGGCGGTGGCCTTCGCCCGCAGGATGGGCGCCTTCGACGCCGAGGTGAGCGGCCCCGGCGCGGCGGCCTTCGCCCTCGCGCCGCCCCTCGAGGCGCTGTTCACCGTTGGTGATGGAAACTTTGACATTTCCTTCCGCGCGGGCGGAGACGAAGGGAGCTCGGCGAACCCGGCGGCGGTCCTGCGGGCCTGGCGCCAGGGTGAATCCCTCGTGCCCCTGCTGGGTGGCGGCGTAGCGCCCCTGCCAGCGGGCTGGCTTGAGCGCTTCGGCCGGCGCGTCGCGGATCTCCTCGCGGCGCGAGGCGAGCGCGACGAGCTCCCCGCTTCCGCGCTCCCCGACCTGGGGCGGCTCTGCGAGGAGCTCGATCTCCCGCCGCCGCCCGCCCTCGCGAAGCTGCGGCCCCTCCTCGAGGAGTTCGACGGCCTCCCCGAGCCCGTGCTCCCCGGCGACCTTCGCGCCAGCCTGCGCATCTATCAGCACCAGGGCGTCGCCTGGCTCTCGTTCCTGCGACAGGCGGGTCTCGGCGCGCTCCTCGCCGATGACATGGGCCTCGGAAAGACGCTGCAGGCGAGCTGCGTGCTGGAGCCCGGCAGCCTCGTGGTGGCGCCCACCAGCGTGCTCCACAACTGGAAGGCCGAGCTCGCCCGCTTCCGCCCCGGGCTGCGCGTGGGCGTCTACCACGGCCCCCAGCGCCGCCTCGATCCGAAGGACGACGTGGTGCTCACTACCTACGCGATCCTGCGGCTCGACACGGATGCCCTCGTGGCGAAGCGGTGGCGCACCGTGGTGCTCGACGAGGCGCAGGCGATCAAGAACCCCGACAGCCAGCTCGCCGTGGCCGCCTGCAAGCTCCAGGCGGACTTCCGGATCTGCCTCTCGGGTACGCCGGTCGAGAACCGCCTCGAGGAGCTCTGGAGCCAGCTCCACTTCCTCAACCCCGGCTTCCTCGGCGGCCGGAAGGACTTCCAGGATCGCTACGCCAAGGCGATCGCCGACGGGCAGCCCGGCGCCGCGGCGCACCTGCGCGGACGGATCAAGCCCTTCGTCCTTCGGCGCCTCAAGCGGGAGGTGGCGCCGGAGCTGCCGCCCCGCACGGAAGTGGTGCTTCATTGCACGCTCAGTGAAGAGGAGCGGAAGGTCTACGACGCCGTTCGCGCCGCCGCGATGAGCGATGTGGTGGAGCGGCTCTCGGCTGGCGGGAACGTCCTCGCCGCGCTCGAGGCGCTGCTGCGGCTGCGCCAGGCCGCCTGCCATTCGGCGCTCGTGCCCGGGCAGCAGGCGGAGGGCTCGTCCAAGCTGGAGCTCCTCGCCGAGCAGCTCGAGCAGGCCGTCGCCGACGGCCACAAGGCGCTGGTCTTCTCCCAGTGGACCTCGCTCCTCGACAAGGTCGAGCCGCGCTTGCGGCAGGCCGGGATCCGTTTCAACCGCCTGGACGGCGCCACCGCCGATCGCAGCGCGGTGGTCTCGGAGTTCCAGGCCGAGGACGGTCCGCCGGTGATGCTGCTATCGCTCAAGGCGGGTGGAACGGGACTCAACCTCACCGCGGCAGATCACGTCTTCCTCCTCGACCCGTGGTGGAACCCCGCCGCCGAGGATCAGGCCGCCGACCGCGCCCACCGCATCGGCCAAGAGCGGCCGGTCTTCGTCCACCGCCTCGTGGCGGAGGACACGGTGGAGGAGCGGATCCTCGCGCTGCAGGAGCGCAAGCGGGCCCTGGCGGAGGCGGCCCTCGGCGGCGGCACGACCGCCGGCGGGATCACGAGGGATGAGCTCCTCGAGCTCCTCGCGTAG
- a CDS encoding NUDIX domain-containing protein has translation MSAYRNPLPTVDCFIELEDGRIVLVRRKNPPHGWALPGGFVDEGERLDLAARREALEETGLEVELLEQFFTYSDPARDPRKHTISTVFLARASGEPKGGDDAAEARAFDPDSLPELVFDHGEIVRDVLRYRRTGERRRL, from the coding sequence ATGAGCGCGTATCGGAATCCCCTGCCCACCGTCGATTGCTTCATCGAGCTCGAGGACGGCCGGATCGTGCTCGTCCGCCGCAAGAACCCTCCCCACGGGTGGGCCCTGCCGGGTGGCTTCGTCGACGAAGGCGAACGCCTCGATCTCGCGGCCCGCCGGGAAGCCCTGGAGGAGACCGGCCTCGAGGTGGAGCTCCTCGAGCAGTTCTTCACCTACAGCGATCCCGCCCGCGATCCCCGGAAGCACACGATCTCCACGGTCTTCCTCGCCCGCGCATCAGGGGAGCCGAAGGGGGGCGACGACGCCGCCGAGGCCCGGGCCTTCGATCCCGACTCGCTCCCGGAGCTCGTCTTCGACCACGGCGAGATCGTCCGCGACGTGCTCCGCTACCGCCGCACGGGTGAGCGCCGCAGGCTCTGA
- the acs gene encoding acetate--CoA ligase gives MAKTQGSETSFDSVLQEERVFPPPKSFSESAWIGDLDIWRRLSDEARSDRGAFFGKLAQELLVWRRPFTKALEGKLPDARWFVDGELNATETCIDRHLSTWRRNKAAIIWEGEPGDERVLTYNELAREVGRFANGLRSLGVEKGDRVCLYLPMIPEAAIAMLACARIGATHTVVFAGFSAEALRDRINDTGAKVVVTADGFFRKGNVVKLKSAVDEALKGAPCVRKVVVARRANATVSMSEGRDLFWQDLVAEQPDVCKAEPVWSEHPLFVLYTSGSTGKPKGVVHGTAGFLLGAALTSRWVFDLKDEDTWWCTADVGWVTGHTYAVYGPLALGATVVMYEGAPLSPAPDRFWRIIEKHHVTAFYTAPTAIRTFLRLGTSWPEKHDLSSLRLLGSVGEPINPEAWMWYREVIGKNRCPVVDTWWQTETGAAMIAPLPGATPTKPGSATLPLPGISARIVDEGGKDVPAGKGGYLVIDEPWPWMSRTLYGDRERFLKSYFSQYPGWYTTGDGARQDEDGYFWIMGRVDDVINVAGHRLGTMEIESALVAADDVAEAAVVGTPDPVKGTAIVAFVTLRQGVAPSPVVADSLRAHVSREIGAIARPDQIRFADALPKTRSGKIMRRFLRDLAAGREAQGDMSTLEDIGVLASLHEGDEE, from the coding sequence ATGGCGAAGACCCAGGGTTCGGAAACGTCGTTCGACTCGGTGCTCCAGGAGGAGCGGGTCTTTCCGCCGCCGAAGAGCTTCTCGGAGAGCGCCTGGATCGGCGATCTCGACATCTGGCGGCGCCTCTCCGACGAGGCCCGGTCCGATCGCGGCGCGTTCTTCGGCAAGCTCGCGCAGGAATTGCTCGTGTGGAGGCGGCCCTTCACCAAGGCACTGGAGGGCAAGCTCCCCGACGCGCGCTGGTTCGTCGACGGCGAGCTGAACGCCACCGAGACCTGCATCGATCGGCACCTGTCCACGTGGCGGCGGAACAAGGCCGCGATCATCTGGGAGGGGGAGCCCGGCGACGAGAGGGTCCTCACCTATAACGAGCTCGCTCGCGAGGTGGGCCGGTTCGCCAACGGCCTCCGCAGCCTGGGGGTCGAGAAGGGCGACCGCGTCTGCCTCTACCTGCCGATGATCCCCGAGGCGGCGATCGCCATGCTCGCCTGCGCGCGCATCGGGGCGACCCACACGGTGGTCTTCGCCGGCTTCTCCGCCGAGGCCCTGCGCGATCGCATCAACGACACGGGCGCCAAGGTGGTGGTCACGGCGGACGGCTTCTTCCGGAAGGGAAACGTCGTCAAGCTGAAGAGCGCCGTGGACGAGGCCCTGAAGGGTGCGCCGTGCGTGCGCAAGGTCGTCGTGGCCCGGCGCGCGAACGCGACGGTCTCCATGAGCGAGGGGCGGGACCTCTTCTGGCAGGATCTCGTGGCGGAACAGCCCGACGTCTGCAAGGCGGAGCCCGTCTGGTCGGAGCACCCGCTCTTCGTGCTCTACACCTCGGGCTCCACCGGAAAGCCCAAGGGCGTGGTCCACGGCACGGCCGGCTTCCTCCTCGGCGCGGCGCTGACCTCCCGGTGGGTCTTCGATCTCAAGGACGAGGACACCTGGTGGTGCACCGCCGACGTCGGCTGGGTCACGGGCCACACCTACGCGGTCTACGGCCCCCTCGCCCTCGGGGCCACCGTGGTGATGTACGAGGGCGCGCCCCTCTCGCCGGCGCCCGACCGCTTCTGGAGGATCATCGAGAAGCACCACGTGACCGCCTTCTACACAGCGCCCACCGCGATCCGGACCTTCCTGCGGCTGGGCACTTCGTGGCCCGAGAAGCACGACCTCTCCTCGCTCCGGCTCCTGGGCTCCGTGGGTGAGCCGATCAACCCCGAAGCCTGGATGTGGTACCGCGAGGTGATCGGGAAGAACCGCTGCCCGGTCGTCGACACCTGGTGGCAGACCGAGACGGGGGCCGCGATGATCGCCCCGCTCCCCGGCGCCACGCCCACGAAGCCCGGCTCCGCCACGCTGCCGCTCCCGGGGATCTCCGCCCGGATCGTCGATGAGGGCGGCAAAGACGTGCCGGCGGGGAAGGGCGGCTACCTCGTGATCGACGAGCCTTGGCCCTGGATGTCCCGGACCCTCTACGGCGACCGCGAGCGCTTCCTGAAGAGCTACTTCTCCCAGTATCCAGGCTGGTACACCACGGGTGATGGAGCTCGGCAGGACGAGGACGGCTACTTCTGGATCATGGGCCGCGTCGACGACGTCATCAACGTCGCCGGCCATCGCCTCGGCACCATGGAGATCGAGAGCGCGCTCGTGGCCGCCGACGACGTCGCCGAGGCCGCAGTGGTCGGGACGCCCGATCCGGTCAAGGGGACGGCGATCGTCGCCTTCGTCACGCTGCGGCAAGGCGTGGCCCCCTCGCCGGTGGTGGCCGACTCCCTCCGAGCCCACGTCAGCCGCGAGATCGGCGCCATCGCCAGACCGGACCAGATCCGCTTCGCCGACGCGCTCCCGAAGACCCGCTCCGGCAAGATCATGCGCCGCTTCCTGCGCGACCTCGCCGCCGGACGGGAGGCGCAGGGAGACATGAGCACCCTCGAAGACATCGGCGTGCTCGCGTCGCTCCACGAGGGCGACGAGGAGTAG
- a CDS encoding ribonuclease HII, translating to MPSHRRPLAELKRRYLDEGLPLTAAAEEELRSDPRAGARSILQSIERRRTEARAEGQRLRTMLRYERALWSEGFQRVAGVDEAGMSPLAGPVVAAAVILPEGCRIPGVDDSKKLDASTRERLADEIRKRAVAWGIGAVEPEEIDRINIYRAGLLAMFRAVRALGAVPEALLVDARRIPELPMRQEAIVKGDAKSLSIAAASILAKTDRDARMVVLDRTFPGYGFAKHKGYPVAEHVRALEKLGVSPVHRRSFAPVRKVLGLEPDQGVLFGAARRSS from the coding sequence ATGCCAAGCCATCGCCGTCCTCTCGCAGAGCTCAAGCGCCGATACCTGGACGAAGGCCTCCCCCTGACCGCAGCGGCGGAGGAGGAGCTCAGGAGCGATCCCCGAGCGGGGGCGCGATCGATCCTCCAGTCGATCGAGAGGCGCCGCACCGAGGCCCGCGCAGAGGGCCAGCGGCTCCGCACGATGCTGCGCTACGAGCGCGCGCTCTGGTCCGAAGGGTTCCAGCGGGTCGCCGGCGTGGACGAGGCCGGGATGAGCCCCCTCGCCGGCCCGGTGGTGGCGGCGGCGGTGATCCTGCCCGAAGGCTGCCGGATCCCGGGCGTGGACGACTCCAAGAAGCTCGACGCCTCGACGCGCGAGCGTCTTGCGGACGAGATTCGGAAGCGCGCCGTCGCCTGGGGGATCGGCGCGGTGGAGCCGGAGGAGATCGACCGGATCAACATCTACCGCGCCGGGCTCCTGGCGATGTTCCGCGCGGTTCGGGCGCTCGGCGCGGTACCCGAGGCCCTGCTCGTCGACGCGCGTCGGATCCCCGAGCTTCCCATGCGGCAGGAGGCGATCGTGAAGGGAGATGCGAAGAGCCTCTCGATCGCCGCGGCCTCCATCCTCGCCAAGACGGATCGAGACGCTCGGATGGTGGTGCTCGACCGCACGTTCCCCGGCTACGGCTTCGCGAAGCACAAGGGCTATCCGGTGGCCGAGCACGTGCGGGCTCTCGAGAAGCTCGGAGTCTCGCCCGTGCACCGGCGCTCGTTCGCGCCGGTCCGCAAGGTCCTGGGCCTGGAGCCCGACCAGGGCGTCCTCTTCGGGGCCGCCCGCCGGTCGTCCTGA
- a CDS encoding Ig-like domain-containing protein, translated as MAPRIATLARLLMMGTHALCWACGTPPPVNPPVEVEPEVAASIRVEPESIRLHPGETAELHATAWSDAGKQVAVERFDWSSSSTATATVSAEGLVEAISPGEVVVSVRADGIEGTSQIVVLPIDDGERVARIEIEPDSLALLVHQGKRLHATVLSEHGTVLEDRKVEWTSDTPEVATVSRDGLVTAKAIGRANVTATSDGVSSSVQIEVTSPPAASIRIEGAPGELFIGEEAQLVARVNDAWGAPIVDPSVTWEAKPPELITLSPTGSVAGRQAGVVTVYARVEALEASVRIRISGHSTSLELTPNPLIVDLGYHDRLRATMRDENGDPMEVGEPAFSSSDPEIAAVLDDGTVVGKKAGTTTISATVGPLETHAQVRVVIPRLAKLFVGGNTAGGLTVDGRAYYWRAPLPTREGQEPQPQTAVPFLDLYRFESLSFSDSHACGITTSGETICTGDNDWGQLGNGTTDLPLDAVSLGFRFISVSAGYGYTCALDPVSRAFCWGFNLRGQLGIKSPEVVLIPTPVETDLLFHQPSTSPTRVGGTTCGIALDERTYCWGRELRDPVEEGPPPSSSALAEVEGGNTFVEISASTGGYVGSLGHACALTREGEGYCWGSNLTGQLGTGSNGTSSVPVPIEGGHVFTRIRTAVSPSSLGFSCGLAEDGRAWCWGSNAFSQLGKEACPRGNDIFLCYEATPILLSGQLRFVDIGLGSEGGCGLDYEGRVYCWGYGAVGRRSQGYPLEVPTQIAGQE; from the coding sequence ATGGCACCGCGTATCGCCACGCTCGCCAGACTGCTGATGATGGGAACCCACGCGCTTTGCTGGGCGTGCGGAACACCGCCTCCCGTCAACCCTCCGGTCGAAGTTGAACCCGAAGTCGCCGCATCGATCAGAGTTGAGCCTGAGTCCATTCGCCTTCACCCCGGAGAGACAGCTGAGCTTCACGCGACCGCTTGGTCGGATGCAGGCAAGCAGGTTGCGGTCGAGCGCTTCGATTGGTCGTCGAGCTCGACCGCAACCGCGACGGTCTCGGCGGAGGGCCTCGTCGAAGCGATCTCGCCTGGCGAGGTCGTCGTTTCTGTCCGCGCCGATGGCATCGAGGGTACGAGCCAGATCGTGGTCCTTCCGATTGACGACGGCGAGAGGGTGGCTCGCATCGAGATCGAGCCAGATTCCCTCGCCCTTCTCGTACATCAAGGCAAACGTCTACACGCCACGGTTCTGAGCGAACACGGAACCGTCCTCGAGGATCGCAAGGTCGAGTGGACTTCGGATACACCCGAGGTTGCTACGGTTTCGAGAGACGGACTCGTTACGGCGAAGGCGATCGGCCGGGCCAACGTAACGGCCACCTCGGATGGAGTCAGTAGCTCGGTACAAATCGAGGTGACCTCGCCTCCCGCGGCATCCATTCGCATCGAGGGAGCTCCAGGCGAGCTCTTCATCGGAGAAGAGGCCCAGCTCGTCGCTCGAGTGAACGACGCGTGGGGCGCTCCGATCGTGGACCCCTCGGTGACATGGGAGGCCAAACCACCGGAGCTCATCACTCTCTCACCGACAGGATCGGTAGCGGGACGCCAAGCAGGAGTGGTGACGGTGTACGCTCGCGTCGAAGCGCTCGAGGCTTCAGTTCGCATTCGAATCTCCGGCCATTCGACCTCGCTCGAACTGACGCCAAATCCCCTGATCGTGGACCTCGGGTATCACGATCGGCTTCGAGCGACCATGCGAGACGAGAACGGAGACCCGATGGAGGTAGGCGAGCCTGCTTTCAGTTCGAGCGATCCGGAGATCGCCGCCGTCTTGGACGACGGGACCGTCGTGGGCAAGAAGGCGGGGACGACGACCATCTCGGCCACGGTTGGTCCCTTGGAAACTCACGCGCAAGTTCGTGTGGTAATCCCTCGATTGGCGAAGCTGTTCGTCGGAGGAAATACCGCAGGTGGTCTCACGGTTGACGGACGCGCGTACTATTGGCGGGCCCCTCTACCCACTCGAGAAGGTCAAGAGCCTCAACCCCAAACCGCCGTGCCGTTTCTGGACCTCTATCGCTTCGAATCGCTGAGCTTCAGTGACTCACATGCATGCGGAATCACGACATCCGGGGAGACCATTTGCACCGGCGACAACGATTGGGGCCAGCTGGGAAATGGAACCACCGACCTACCGCTCGACGCTGTATCGCTCGGCTTTCGGTTTATTTCGGTTTCCGCAGGATATGGCTACACCTGTGCGTTGGACCCCGTCAGCAGAGCGTTCTGTTGGGGATTTAACCTGCGCGGACAGCTCGGAATCAAGTCTCCCGAGGTCGTACTGATTCCAACTCCGGTCGAGACCGATTTGCTCTTCCACCAGCCTTCGACCTCGCCTACACGAGTGGGTGGAACGACTTGCGGCATTGCACTGGACGAGCGGACCTACTGTTGGGGAAGGGAGCTCCGTGACCCGGTGGAGGAAGGTCCGCCGCCGAGCTCGAGCGCGCTCGCCGAAGTAGAAGGTGGAAACACGTTCGTCGAGATCTCCGCCTCGACGGGCGGATATGTCGGCTCGTTGGGACACGCCTGCGCGCTGACCCGTGAGGGAGAGGGATACTGCTGGGGCTCGAACCTCACCGGGCAGCTTGGAACTGGCTCGAACGGGACTTCCTCCGTTCCAGTGCCGATCGAAGGGGGACACGTATTCACCCGCATTAGAACGGCCGTTTCGCCCTCATCGCTCGGATTCTCCTGCGGGTTGGCTGAAGATGGTCGGGCTTGGTGCTGGGGCTCCAATGCCTTCTCGCAGCTCGGCAAAGAAGCGTGCCCCCGTGGGAACGATATCTTCCTCTGCTACGAGGCGACTCCAATCCTGCTTTCAGGACAGCTCCGGTTCGTCGATATCGGCTTGGGATCCGAAGGCGGCTGTGGCCTCGACTACGAGGGAAGGGTCTACTGCTGGGGATACGGCGCAGTGGGGAGGAGATCACAGGGCTATCCACTGGAGGTTCCGACGCAGATTGCCGGGCAAGAGTAA
- a CDS encoding Ig-like domain-containing protein yields MARPIATPTRLLMVGTLAFCLACGASLPVTPPVEVEPEVAASIRVEPQSIRLHPGEVAQLRATAWSESGLQVAVEGLEWSSSSSDVAAVSSDGLVEAISPGEVVVSVRADGIEGTSQILVLPIDEVEKVARITIEPDSLALLVHQGRRLQATVLGEHGNVLEDREVEWTSDTPEVATVSSDGLVAAKAIGRANVTATSDGVSSSIQVEVTPPPAASIRIEGAPGELFIGEGAQLVARVTDAWGAPIVDTSVTWEASPPELIALSMTGMVTGRQAGVVTVFARVEALEALVRIRISGHSTSLELKPNPLNVDLGDKDRLRATVLDENGAPMEVGEATFHSSDPEIAAVLDDGTVFGRKVGTTSISATVGPLETHVQVHVVIPRMSKLFVGGNTAGGLTADGRAYFWRAPLPTPDGQEPQPQTAVPFLAPDRFESLSFSDSHACGITTSGETICTGDNDWGQLGNGTRDLSLDAVSLGFRFISVSAGYGYTCALDPVGGAFCWGNNLRGQLGIKPPDPVLEPTPVQTELLFHQISTSPSRVGGTTCGIALDERTYCWGRELGDPVDEGPPPSSSALTEVQSGETFVEISASTGGAIGSLGHACALTSEGDGYCWGSNITGQLGNGTSETSSVPIPVEGGHVFTRVKTAVSLGSLGFSCGLAEDARAWCWGSNAFAQLGKEACPHGNDIFLCYESTPILLSEQLRFVDIGLGSQSGCGLDYEGRVYCWGYGAVGRRSQGYPLEVPTQIAGQE; encoded by the coding sequence ATGGCACGGCCTATCGCCACGCCCACCAGACTGCTGATGGTGGGTACCCTTGCGTTTTGCTTGGCGTGCGGAGCATCGCTTCCCGTCACCCCTCCAGTTGAAGTTGAACCCGAAGTCGCCGCATCGATCAGAGTTGAGCCTCAGTCCATCCGACTGCACCCAGGAGAAGTTGCTCAGCTTCGAGCGACCGCTTGGTCCGAGTCTGGGTTGCAAGTCGCGGTCGAAGGACTCGAGTGGTCGTCGAGCTCGAGCGATGTCGCGGCGGTCTCGTCCGACGGCCTCGTCGAAGCGATCTCGCCTGGCGAGGTCGTCGTCTCGGTCCGCGCCGATGGCATCGAGGGGACGAGCCAGATCCTGGTCCTTCCGATCGACGAGGTCGAGAAGGTGGCTCGCATCACGATCGAGCCAGATTCCCTCGCCCTACTCGTACATCAAGGCAGACGCCTGCAGGCCACGGTTCTAGGCGAACACGGAAACGTCCTCGAGGATCGCGAGGTCGAATGGACTTCGGATACACCCGAGGTCGCAACCGTTTCAAGCGACGGACTCGTTGCGGCGAAGGCGATCGGCCGGGCCAACGTCACGGCCACCTCGGACGGAGTCAGTAGCTCGATTCAGGTCGAAGTGACGCCGCCGCCCGCGGCATCCATTCGAATCGAGGGCGCTCCAGGCGAGCTCTTCATCGGAGAAGGCGCCCAACTCGTGGCTCGGGTAACCGACGCATGGGGAGCCCCGATCGTCGACACTTCCGTGACGTGGGAGGCCAGCCCGCCAGAGCTCATCGCTCTCTCGATGACGGGAATGGTCACAGGACGCCAGGCAGGAGTTGTAACGGTGTTCGCGCGTGTCGAAGCGCTCGAAGCTTTGGTGCGCATTCGAATCTCCGGCCATTCGACTTCGCTCGAGCTGAAACCCAATCCCCTGAACGTAGATCTGGGGGATAAAGACCGGCTTCGAGCCACCGTGCTGGACGAGAACGGAGCTCCGATGGAGGTCGGCGAGGCGACTTTCCACTCCAGCGATCCGGAGATCGCGGCCGTCCTCGACGACGGCACCGTCTTTGGACGAAAGGTGGGGACGACGAGCATCTCGGCCACCGTTGGTCCGCTGGAAACACACGTCCAAGTCCATGTGGTAATCCCGCGAATGTCGAAGCTGTTCGTCGGAGGAAATACCGCAGGCGGTCTCACGGCAGACGGACGCGCGTACTTCTGGCGGGCCCCTCTACCCACTCCAGACGGTCAAGAGCCTCAACCCCAAACCGCCGTGCCATTTCTGGCCCCCGATCGCTTCGAGTCGCTGAGCTTCAGTGACTCACATGCATGCGGGATCACGACTTCCGGAGAGACCATTTGCACCGGCGACAACGATTGGGGCCAGCTGGGCAATGGAACCAGGGACCTATCGCTCGACGCTGTATCGCTTGGCTTTCGGTTTATTTCGGTTTCCGCAGGATATGGCTACACCTGTGCGTTGGATCCCGTCGGCGGGGCATTCTGTTGGGGAAATAACCTGCGCGGACAGCTCGGAATCAAGCCTCCCGACCCCGTCTTGGAGCCTACGCCCGTCCAGACTGAGCTCCTCTTTCACCAAATTTCGACCTCGCCTTCACGAGTGGGAGGAACGACCTGCGGCATTGCACTGGACGAGCGGACCTACTGTTGGGGAAGGGAGCTCGGTGACCCGGTGGACGAAGGTCCTCCGCCGAGCTCGAGTGCACTCACCGAAGTCCAGAGTGGCGAAACGTTCGTCGAGATCTCCGCCTCGACTGGCGGAGCGATCGGCTCGTTGGGGCACGCCTGTGCGCTGACCAGCGAGGGCGATGGATACTGCTGGGGCTCGAACATTACCGGGCAGCTTGGAAACGGCACGAGCGAGACGTCCTCCGTTCCCATTCCTGTCGAAGGCGGACACGTGTTCACCCGCGTCAAAACGGCCGTTTCGCTCGGATCGCTCGGATTCTCCTGCGGGTTGGCTGAAGATGCTCGGGCTTGGTGCTGGGGCTCCAATGCCTTCGCGCAGCTCGGCAAAGAAGCATGCCCCCACGGGAACGATATCTTCCTCTGCTACGAGTCGACTCCAATCCTGCTTTCAGAACAGCTCCGATTCGTCGATATCGGCTTGGGATCCCAAAGCGGCTGTGGCCTCGACTACGAGGGAAGAGTCTACTGCTGGGGATACGGCGCAGTGGGGAGGAGATCACAGGGCTATCCACTGGAGGTTCCGACGCAGATTGCCGGGCAAGAATGA